In Nitrospira sp., a single genomic region encodes these proteins:
- a CDS encoding DegQ family serine endoprotease: MKLSRSWVVSFVLVVVGVVIGVGVASDLGWLPSGSAGPDPVPAPDPIVRPIATAPQPVMPGAGAKNFVEIAKMVKPAVVNIAATRNGKSGEGPHGSPFDDPFFRRFFGDEFFKRETPPRDRKERGQGSGVIVDPNGVIITNNHVVSKADEIRVFLSDKREFKAKLIGTDAKTDIAVVKIEATGLPAVSFADSDQLEVGEFVLAVGSPFGLTQSVTMGIVSAVGRASMGIAEYEDFIQTDAAINPGNSGGALVNVRGELVGINTAIFSQSGGNMGIGFAVPSNLSRSIMDQLLRSGKVVRGWLGVAIQELTPELASQFGIGDTKGVLVSDVMEDSPAKKAGFERADVIVEYDGKPMDSPTHLRNAVAQTPIGRKVTVKLIRDKKPKLLELTIVEQPKSMSQSGADDGGESSSPSGVLSDIDVRELNEDLAGRYGLKASERGLVVIRVKPDSSAEQAGVREGDIILEVNRKAVNSIKSYERAASGLAKDQSVLLLLKRKGQAIYLTLKP; this comes from the coding sequence ATGAAATTGAGTCGGTCTTGGGTGGTGTCGTTCGTGTTGGTGGTGGTCGGCGTCGTCATCGGCGTCGGGGTCGCGTCCGATTTGGGATGGCTTCCGAGCGGAAGCGCGGGACCGGACCCGGTACCCGCGCCTGATCCGATCGTCCGTCCCATCGCCACGGCGCCACAACCGGTCATGCCGGGCGCCGGTGCCAAGAACTTCGTCGAGATCGCCAAAATGGTGAAGCCGGCGGTCGTCAACATTGCGGCCACCCGAAACGGAAAGTCCGGTGAGGGACCTCACGGCTCGCCGTTCGATGATCCCTTTTTCCGCCGGTTCTTCGGCGATGAGTTTTTCAAGCGGGAGACACCCCCGCGGGACCGTAAGGAGCGGGGTCAGGGGTCGGGGGTCATCGTGGATCCGAACGGCGTCATCATTACGAACAATCATGTGGTCAGTAAGGCCGACGAGATTCGGGTGTTCCTCTCGGACAAGCGCGAGTTCAAAGCCAAGCTGATCGGGACCGACGCCAAGACGGACATCGCAGTGGTCAAGATTGAAGCGACCGGATTGCCCGCAGTCTCTTTCGCCGATTCAGACCAGCTTGAAGTGGGCGAATTCGTGTTGGCGGTCGGAAGCCCGTTCGGACTGACGCAAAGCGTGACCATGGGCATCGTGAGCGCGGTGGGACGGGCCAGCATGGGCATCGCCGAATACGAAGATTTCATTCAAACAGATGCCGCGATCAATCCCGGGAACTCAGGCGGGGCGTTGGTCAACGTGCGGGGCGAGCTTGTGGGCATCAACACGGCGATCTTCAGCCAGAGCGGCGGCAACATGGGCATCGGGTTCGCCGTGCCCAGCAATCTGTCTCGATCGATCATGGATCAACTGCTGAGGAGTGGGAAGGTCGTCCGAGGGTGGCTGGGCGTCGCGATCCAAGAACTCACGCCGGAACTGGCTTCACAGTTCGGCATCGGCGACACGAAAGGCGTGTTGGTCAGCGACGTTATGGAGGACAGTCCGGCGAAGAAAGCAGGATTCGAGCGCGCCGACGTCATTGTGGAATACGACGGCAAGCCGATGGATTCTCCGACACATCTAAGGAATGCCGTGGCCCAGACCCCCATCGGGCGGAAAGTCACCGTCAAGTTGATCCGCGACAAGAAGCCCAAGCTGCTCGAGCTGACGATCGTCGAACAGCCGAAATCGATGAGCCAGTCGGGGGCCGATGACGGCGGAGAATCCTCTTCCCCGTCCGGGGTACTCTCGGATATAGATGTCCGGGAGTTGAATGAAGACCTGGCCGGGCGGTACGGCCTCAAGGCCTCAGAGCGGGGGCTCGTGGTGATCCGTGTGAAACCGGACTCCTCGGCGGAGCAAGCCGGCGTGCGGGAAGGGGACATCATCCTGGAAGTCAATCGCAAGGCGGTGAACTCCATCAAGTCCTACGAGCGTGCGGCGTCCGGTTTGGCCAAGGATCAATCGGTGTTGCTGCTGCTCAAGCGGAAGGGGCAGGCGATCTATCTCACGCTCAAGCCGTAG
- a CDS encoding TRAM domain-containing protein, with amino-acid sequence MVPRAIFVLLSALAGMALFIKADGADASYWLYGFVIGTVTGGLIVAGEYALRNLSFGIIIGGTAGLAVGLLLTGLVEWVGGEIFDVQTFLFHIGGLVFLLGLPYLGLVIGARFGKEKLPSPEQKFFELSGNTVCPKVLDTSVIIDGRVADLCETGFLEGTFLVPHFILDELQHIADSSDSLKRARGRRGLDILNKVQKMPEVDVRIIDEDFPQVKEVDAKLVVLAKKMNAKIITNDLNLNKVAELQGVRVLNINELCNALRPVVLPGETIRVFVLKEGKEAGQGVAYLDDGTMIVVDNARRYIGKNVDVVVTSVLQTTAGRMIFTRLREETEREELQVARG; translated from the coding sequence ATGGTACCAAGAGCCATATTTGTCCTTCTCAGCGCGTTGGCCGGGATGGCCCTGTTCATAAAGGCTGATGGGGCTGATGCATCATATTGGCTGTATGGGTTCGTGATCGGGACCGTCACCGGAGGCCTGATCGTCGCGGGGGAATATGCGCTGCGGAACCTGTCATTCGGCATCATCATCGGCGGGACGGCCGGGCTGGCGGTCGGGTTGTTGTTGACCGGGTTGGTGGAGTGGGTGGGCGGCGAGATTTTCGACGTCCAGACCTTTCTCTTCCACATCGGCGGCTTGGTCTTTCTGTTGGGGCTGCCCTATTTGGGGCTGGTCATCGGCGCCCGGTTCGGCAAAGAGAAGCTGCCGAGCCCCGAGCAGAAGTTTTTCGAGCTGTCCGGAAACACGGTGTGCCCCAAGGTGCTCGACACCAGCGTGATCATCGATGGGCGCGTGGCCGATCTCTGCGAAACCGGATTTCTCGAAGGCACGTTTCTGGTGCCGCACTTCATCCTGGACGAGCTGCAGCATATCGCCGACTCGTCCGACTCCCTCAAACGGGCCAGGGGCCGGCGTGGATTGGACATCCTGAACAAGGTGCAGAAGATGCCCGAAGTGGACGTGCGCATCATCGACGAGGACTTTCCACAGGTCAAGGAAGTCGACGCCAAGCTGGTCGTGTTGGCCAAGAAGATGAACGCCAAGATCATCACCAACGACCTGAACCTCAACAAGGTCGCCGAGCTGCAAGGGGTTCGAGTTCTCAACATCAACGAACTCTGCAATGCGCTGCGCCCGGTCGTGCTGCCGGGGGAGACCATCCGCGTCTTTGTGTTGAAGGAAGGCAAGGAGGCGGGACAAGGGGTCGCCTATCTCGACGACGGCACGATGATCGTCGTGGACAATGCTCGTCGGTACATCGGCAAGAACGTCGACGTCGTCGTCACCAGCGTGCTCCAGACCACGGCCGGCCGCATGATCTTCACCAGGCTCAGAGAGGAGACGGAACGAGAGGAGTTGCAGGTCGCTCGTGGATAG
- the ispD gene encoding 2-C-methyl-D-erythritol 4-phosphate cytidylyltransferase, whose product MDSRRVVALIPAAGRGLRMGGPVPKQFLALGGFPLVVHSLRAFQSAAAIDAIVLAVPEADVNYCRSDIVRAHGFTKVAEVVAGGKERQDSVRLALNRVGPDTEIVVVHDAVRPFVTIRMIDEVVTAARAGGAAIVALPMRDTVKQVGPDRVIERTVDRTPLWLAQTPQAFRREWLAEAHRKAQLEGVQATDDAYLIEWFGRPVSVVEGHGENIKVTRPEDLFIGEAILSSRRSSTM is encoded by the coding sequence GTGGATAGTCGCCGCGTCGTTGCCCTGATTCCCGCCGCGGGCCGTGGGCTCCGGATGGGCGGGCCGGTGCCCAAACAGTTTCTGGCTCTAGGCGGATTTCCTCTGGTCGTTCACTCCCTGCGCGCCTTCCAGTCCGCCGCCGCGATCGACGCCATCGTGCTCGCCGTGCCGGAAGCCGACGTCAACTACTGCCGATCGGATATCGTTCGCGCGCACGGCTTCACGAAGGTCGCCGAGGTCGTGGCCGGTGGCAAAGAGCGCCAAGACTCGGTTCGTCTGGCTCTGAACCGGGTGGGCCCCGATACCGAAATCGTGGTCGTCCATGATGCCGTCCGTCCGTTCGTCACGATTCGGATGATCGATGAGGTGGTGACGGCGGCACGAGCCGGCGGTGCCGCCATCGTCGCACTCCCCATGCGGGACACGGTGAAGCAAGTGGGACCGGACCGGGTCATTGAGCGGACCGTGGACCGGACCCCTCTCTGGTTGGCGCAAACCCCTCAAGCGTTCAGACGGGAATGGCTCGCTGAAGCCCATCGTAAGGCGCAGCTCGAAGGGGTCCAAGCGACCGACGACGCCTACCTCATCGAATGGTTCGGCCGGCCGGTGTCGGTCGTGGAGGGCCACGGAGAAAACATCAAGGTGACGAGACCCGAAGACTTGTTCATCGGCGAGGCGATCCTCTCGTCTCGGCGTTCATCCACTATGTAA
- the ispF gene encoding 2-C-methyl-D-erythritol 2,4-cyclodiphosphate synthase, protein MSKRSGWRVGYGYDVHPLGVGRKLILGGVEIPHDKGLLGHSDSDVLVHAVCDALLGAMGEGDLGRHFPSSDPKYKGISSLKLLEDVISKLKSKGYRIGNIDTVIVAQAPRLGPHLSAMQKRLAEVSGIDPDLVNVKVKSGEGLDAVGREEGMTAHAVCLIEPA, encoded by the coding sequence ATGTCGAAGCGATCAGGATGGCGAGTGGGATACGGTTACGACGTGCATCCGCTGGGGGTCGGACGCAAGCTCATCCTGGGGGGCGTGGAGATTCCTCACGACAAAGGCCTGTTGGGGCATTCGGATTCCGACGTGCTCGTACACGCTGTCTGTGATGCCTTGCTGGGTGCGATGGGAGAAGGAGATCTGGGGCGGCACTTTCCGAGTTCCGATCCGAAGTACAAGGGTATTTCCAGTCTCAAGTTGCTGGAGGACGTCATCTCCAAGCTCAAGAGCAAGGGGTATCGAATCGGCAACATCGACACGGTGATCGTCGCGCAGGCGCCCCGCCTGGGGCCTCATTTGTCGGCCATGCAGAAGAGGTTGGCCGAGGTCTCCGGGATTGATCCGGATCTGGTCAACGTGAAGGTGAAAAGCGGAGAAGGGCTCGACGCGGTCGGGAGAGAAGAGGGCATGACGGCGCACGCCGTTTGTTTGATTGAGCCCGCGTGA
- the cysE gene encoding serine O-acetyltransferase, with protein sequence MFKAIRQDLQAVFDRDPAATSRMEVIVTYAGFHALVAYRLAHWLKVYNVPFIPRLISQVARWATGIEIHPSARIGTGFFIDHGMGVVIGETAEIGDHVTLFQGVTLGGTGKERGKRHPTLGNHVLVGAGAKILGGITIGDNVKIGANSVVLKSVSPNSTVVGVPARVIKTQGDRLPDATMDQTNLPDPISDRFLALEQELIQLRKKLENRDNPPSRS encoded by the coding sequence ATGTTCAAGGCCATCCGACAGGACCTGCAGGCGGTCTTCGATCGAGACCCGGCGGCCACCAGCCGCATGGAGGTCATCGTCACGTACGCCGGTTTTCATGCTCTGGTGGCCTATCGCCTCGCGCATTGGCTGAAGGTCTACAATGTGCCCTTCATTCCCCGGTTGATTTCTCAAGTCGCTCGCTGGGCCACCGGTATCGAGATCCATCCGTCAGCCAGGATCGGAACCGGCTTCTTCATCGATCACGGTATGGGAGTGGTCATCGGTGAGACGGCGGAGATCGGCGACCATGTGACCTTGTTCCAGGGAGTGACGCTTGGCGGCACCGGGAAAGAGCGCGGCAAACGTCATCCGACCTTGGGCAATCACGTTTTGGTGGGAGCCGGCGCCAAGATTCTCGGCGGGATTACGATCGGAGACAACGTGAAGATCGGCGCCAATTCCGTCGTCCTCAAGAGCGTGTCCCCGAATTCGACGGTCGTGGGGGTGCCGGCGCGCGTGATCAAGACCCAGGGAGACCGGTTGCCGGACGCGACGATGGACCAGACCAACCTGCCCGATCCGATCAGCGATCGGTTCCTGGCTCTTGAGCAGGAACTAATCCAGCTACGCAAGAAGCTCGAAAATCGCGATAACCCTCCTTCGCGATCATAA
- a CDS encoding PsiF family protein — MKITGLIVLSCFVAALGLAQTGGAAPPEQNKMKACNAAADEKGLSGEGKGEARQAFMKTCLSGKSGKGGKTAQQEKMKTCNKEAGQKKLAGEERKQFMSSCLSS; from the coding sequence ATGAAGATCACCGGTTTGATCGTGCTGTCGTGTTTCGTGGCCGCCTTGGGACTCGCCCAGACCGGCGGAGCCGCGCCTCCGGAGCAGAACAAGATGAAAGCCTGCAACGCAGCGGCCGACGAAAAGGGATTATCGGGCGAAGGCAAGGGAGAGGCCAGGCAAGCGTTTATGAAGACATGCCTGTCGGGTAAGTCCGGCAAGGGGGGAAAAACGGCTCAGCAGGAAAAGATGAAGACGTGCAACAAAGAGGCGGGACAGAAGAAGCTTGCGGGAGAGGAGCGGAAACAGTTTATGAGCAGCTGTCTCTCAAGTTGA
- the truA gene encoding tRNA pseudouridine(38-40) synthase TruA, with the protein MATVKLIVEYDGTAYAGWQRQPDHPTIQEALETAVHLLTQTEVSIVGAGRTDAGVHALGQVASFRIDRDWTSREWLKGMNARLPKDIAVRSAEIMPDGFHARYAASGKLYEYRILNRPTRSAVDRHHVWHIHKPLDVEAMQRAASLLTGSHDFTSFEGSLTDNEDPLCRLQRLSIYREGDYLHIQAYADRFLKHMVRAIVGTLVEVGHLQRSAEEIPAMLAAKDRTKAGRTAPAHGLFLLHVDYHQ; encoded by the coding sequence ATGGCCACCGTCAAACTGATCGTCGAGTACGACGGCACCGCCTATGCCGGCTGGCAGCGGCAGCCGGACCATCCGACCATTCAAGAAGCCCTCGAAACCGCCGTGCACCTTCTGACACAGACCGAGGTTTCGATCGTCGGAGCCGGGCGCACCGACGCCGGCGTCCATGCATTGGGACAGGTCGCCAGTTTCCGCATCGACAGAGACTGGACCTCGCGAGAGTGGCTCAAGGGTATGAACGCGAGGTTGCCCAAGGACATCGCGGTCCGGTCGGCTGAGATCATGCCGGACGGTTTCCACGCGCGTTACGCGGCCAGCGGTAAATTGTACGAATACCGCATTCTCAACCGTCCGACTCGTTCGGCCGTCGACCGGCATCACGTCTGGCATATCCACAAGCCTCTGGACGTCGAGGCGATGCAACGAGCCGCCTCCTTGCTGACCGGTTCACATGACTTCACGTCGTTCGAAGGGTCGCTGACCGACAATGAGGATCCCCTGTGCCGGCTTCAACGATTGTCGATCTACCGCGAGGGCGATTACCTGCATATTCAAGCTTACGCCGACCGCTTCCTCAAACACATGGTTCGCGCTATCGTGGGGACGCTGGTGGAAGTGGGCCATCTGCAACGCAGTGCCGAGGAAATACCCGCAATGCTTGCGGCGAAAGACCGCACGAAGGCCGGACGAACCGCCCCGGCTCACGGCCTGTTTCTGCTGCACGTCGATTACCACCAATAA
- a CDS encoding N-acetylmuramoyl-L-alanine amidase, translating to MPLALWRALVIAVTISLTGPGCYDTPGSPTALAETHRSLQDQPSTSKRSRNSRISMTPTTIGITTIQNLRTAVSSDVTRLVLDLDHVTRTPARPAPQAEGVVIEIPRATLGKSAQAKLARGLLAKPFVIAQTSDKAVSIALPAGTFQSYKLLSLSNPPRLVVDVVPSKQAGGLPAPDAVEETPPPFSPPVQPVPPRAKPFTTVVIDPGHGGRDPGAHGQRGTEEKDITLKVALKLRDLLAKEPGLRVVMTRDRDIFVELEDRAKFANGHEADLFVSIHVNSHPQRSVRGIEIYHFGEAKDQRALEVAARENGTPLSSTGVGWEYLVADLLTTRKIEASLELAWTAKEAMITHLNGHYSLVDHGVKTAPFYVLRFTSMPSILAEIAYISNSAEEELLRNHTFTTRVAESLHEGVRAYLAASKQPLR from the coding sequence ATGCCGTTGGCTCTCTGGCGCGCTCTCGTCATCGCCGTCACGATCAGTTTGACCGGTCCGGGCTGCTACGACACACCCGGTTCCCCCACAGCCCTGGCTGAAACCCATCGTTCCCTCCAGGATCAACCAAGCACCTCCAAACGCAGCCGTAACTCGCGCATCAGCATGACGCCGACCACGATCGGCATCACGACCATTCAAAACCTCCGCACGGCCGTCTCTTCCGATGTGACCCGGTTGGTTCTGGACCTCGACCACGTCACCCGCACCCCCGCCAGACCGGCGCCGCAGGCGGAAGGCGTCGTCATTGAAATCCCGCGCGCCACGCTGGGCAAGTCCGCTCAAGCCAAACTCGCTCGAGGCCTGCTGGCCAAGCCCTTTGTCATTGCGCAAACCTCCGACAAGGCCGTTTCGATCGCACTGCCCGCCGGCACGTTTCAGTCCTACAAACTGCTGTCCCTCTCGAATCCTCCTCGGTTGGTCGTCGACGTCGTACCCTCAAAGCAGGCCGGAGGCTTGCCCGCTCCCGATGCCGTGGAAGAAACGCCTCCGCCGTTCTCCCCGCCTGTTCAGCCAGTCCCGCCGCGAGCCAAGCCCTTCACGACGGTGGTGATTGATCCTGGACACGGCGGCCGAGACCCGGGCGCGCACGGCCAACGCGGGACGGAGGAAAAGGACATCACGCTCAAAGTGGCGCTCAAACTGCGTGATCTGCTCGCAAAGGAGCCGGGGCTGCGCGTCGTCATGACGCGGGACCGTGATATCTTCGTGGAATTGGAAGACCGGGCGAAGTTCGCCAACGGCCATGAAGCGGATCTCTTCGTGTCGATCCACGTTAATTCCCATCCCCAGCGCTCCGTGCGCGGCATCGAAATCTATCACTTCGGTGAAGCCAAGGATCAGCGGGCGCTCGAGGTGGCGGCCCGGGAAAACGGCACGCCGCTGAGCAGCACGGGAGTCGGATGGGAATACCTGGTGGCGGATCTCCTGACGACCAGGAAGATCGAAGCGTCATTGGAACTGGCCTGGACCGCCAAGGAAGCGATGATTACACATCTCAACGGCCACTATTCACTGGTCGATCATGGCGTCAAGACGGCGCCCTTTTACGTCCTGCGCTTCACGAGCATGCCGAGCATCCTGGCGGAGATCGCCTACATCTCCAATTCGGCGGAGGAAGAGCTGCTTCGTAACCATACGTTCACCACCCGCGTCGCCGAATCGCTGCATGAAGGTGTGCGGGCATACCTGGCGGCTTCCAAGCAGCCGCTTCGATGA
- a CDS encoding NYN domain-containing protein, translated as MPVHLIIDGYNLLAVMGGQARCDGPRSSSGRDNLVRDLSAYRRRKGHAVTVVFDGWHSGQLFEGREHRLGIQIIYSKRGERADQVIQRLAKEFESDCAVVSSDREVTDYARAQGAFVMEAREFAEKLLSAAVTGVAHKELDPGETYPVRRGPEKRGNPRKLPKSARRRGRQLRRF; from the coding sequence ATGCCGGTACACCTTATCATCGACGGGTACAATCTGCTCGCCGTGATGGGCGGGCAGGCTCGCTGCGACGGCCCGCGTTCGTCATCGGGTCGCGACAACTTGGTGAGGGATCTGTCGGCCTATCGGCGCCGAAAAGGGCATGCGGTGACGGTGGTGTTCGACGGTTGGCACTCGGGGCAGCTCTTTGAGGGGCGCGAGCATCGTTTGGGAATCCAGATCATCTATTCGAAGCGGGGAGAGCGGGCCGACCAGGTGATTCAACGGCTCGCGAAGGAGTTCGAGTCGGATTGCGCGGTCGTCAGCTCCGACCGCGAAGTCACCGACTATGCGCGAGCCCAGGGAGCATTCGTGATGGAGGCTCGGGAATTTGCCGAAAAGCTGTTATCCGCTGCGGTCACGGGGGTGGCACACAAGGAATTGGACCCGGGAGAAACGTATCCTGTGCGACGTGGTCCGGAGAAGCGGGGCAACCCCAGAAAACTTCCGAAGTCGGCACGCCGTCGAGGACGGCAGCTCAGGCGATTTTGA
- a CDS encoding TatD family hydrolase → MLIDTHVHLDDPRFDADRDATMVRAREAGVGTSITIGCDLATSRAAVGLAGRYESVYASIGVHPHEVKHIDDGWYDEFRRLAVDPKVVAYGEIGLDYHYNHSSPRQQRDRFREQVRLARELRLPVIIHTREAQEDTVQILREEQASEIGGVFHCFSGDAWLAKDALDLGFYLSFSGILTFSNASMLRDIARQTPLDRLLIETDCPYLTPVPHRGKRNEPAYVSLVAKQLATLHAEQASLTLDDIERITSENAKRLFKIA, encoded by the coding sequence ATGCTCATCGATACTCATGTGCACCTCGACGATCCCCGATTCGATGCGGATCGCGACGCGACGATGGTCCGCGCTCGCGAAGCCGGTGTCGGGACCTCCATCACCATCGGCTGCGATCTGGCGACCAGCCGGGCGGCGGTCGGTTTGGCTGGACGATATGAGTCGGTCTACGCGTCGATCGGCGTGCATCCCCACGAGGTCAAACATATCGACGATGGCTGGTACGATGAATTCCGCCGACTGGCCGTCGACCCGAAGGTGGTCGCCTACGGCGAAATCGGGCTCGACTACCACTACAACCATTCATCGCCCCGGCAGCAGCGCGATCGATTTCGTGAACAAGTTCGACTTGCACGAGAACTGCGCCTGCCCGTGATCATTCATACGAGAGAAGCGCAAGAAGACACCGTTCAGATCTTGCGGGAGGAACAGGCCTCGGAGATCGGGGGAGTTTTCCACTGCTTTTCCGGAGATGCGTGGCTGGCCAAGGACGCGCTGGATCTTGGATTTTACCTGTCGTTTTCCGGAATCCTGACCTTCAGCAACGCATCCATGTTGCGGGACATCGCAAGACAGACGCCGCTCGATCGCCTCTTGATCGAAACGGACTGTCCGTACCTGACTCCCGTGCCGCACCGAGGGAAGCGAAACGAACCGGCCTACGTCTCGCTGGTCGCCAAACAACTGGCGACATTGCATGCAGAACAGGCGAGTCTGACCCTCGACGACATCGAGCGGATCACCAGTGAAAACGCCAAGCGGCTGTTCAAAATCGCCTGA